The following coding sequences lie in one Phyllopteryx taeniolatus isolate TA_2022b chromosome 4, UOR_Ptae_1.2, whole genome shotgun sequence genomic window:
- the arfip1 gene encoding arfaptin-1 isoform X2 — MSEGSLDTESGKTSAEDPRMEAEENPHIGDLSPPLASSPNVDGSDSVSGNDVLYDIAIDSAEDKSVSSSEDVDQGGDEALSVENGEHQTVDPADECGDDGTQTKEDAMTEESQRSSAAEIAVTSNGDLDQSPENVFCRDSYPGGPASADLSESCVPCGNYTVTTEGSIQSGPSKGSSSLPVSPVGPFAPSLAVASRLVRSSSESQAETDATKTQPSSGALVLSEDPKNPAMEKLDLVRKWSINTYKCTRQILSEKLGRGSKTVDLDLEAQIDVLRENKRKYQNVIKLAQTFAAQLAEIMQTQRQLGDAFADLSLKTPELHEEFGYNADTQKLLSKNGETLLGAINFFINSVNTLVDKTIEDTMINIKQYEIARVEYDAYRTDLEELNLGPRDANTLPKIEQSQQLFQMHRDKYERMRNDVSVKLKFLEENKVKVLHNQLILFHNAIAAYFSGNHQQLEQTLQQFHIKLKVPGAEQPSWLEEH, encoded by the exons ATGTCTGAGGGTAGTCTTGACACCGAATCAGGCAAGACCTCAGCTGAGGACCCTCGCATGGAAGCCGAGGAGAATCCACACATTGGTGATCTGTCACCACCGCTGGCGTCGTCTCCAAACGTAGATGGTAGCGATAGTGTGTCAGGGAACGATGTGCTGTATGACATTGCTATAGACAGTGCCGAGGATAAGTCAGTAAGCAGCAGCGAGGATGTTGACCAGGGCGGAGATGAGGCTCTCAGTGTAGAAAATGGTGAACACCAGACTGTGGACCCTGCAGACGAATGTGGAGATGATGGCACTCAGACAAAG GAGGACGCCATGACTGAGGAATCCCAGAGGAGCTCGGCCGCTGAGATCGCAGTCACCAGCAACGGAGACCTGGATCAGAGCCCGGAGAATGTGTTCTGCAGG GACTCTTACCCTGGGGGGCCGGCGAGCGCAGACCTTTCTGAGTCCTGTGTACCCTGCGGCAACTATACAGTAACGACAGAAGGCAGCATTCAATCAGGCCCGTCTAAAG GGTCGTCGAGCCTCCCCGTGTCACCCGTGGGGCCCTTTGCGCCCAGCTTGGCGGTCGCTAGCCGCCTGGTACGCTCCTCCAGCGAGAGCCAGGCGGAGACAG ATGCTACAAAAACACAGCCATCGAGTGGAGCATTGGTCCTGTCAGAAGACCCCAAGAATCCAGCCATGGAGAAATTGGACCTTGTGAGAAAGTGGAGCATCAACACCTACAAA TGCACCCGTCAGATTCTGTCTGAGAAGCTGGGCCGCGGCTCAAAGACGGTGGACCTGGACCTAGAGGCCCAGATCGACGTGCTGCGTGAGAACAAGCGCAAGTACCAGAACGTCATCAAGCTAGCGCAGACGTTCGCCGCCCAGCTGGCGGAGATCATGCAGACGCAGAGGCAGCTCGGCGACGCCTTCGCAGACCTTAGCCTCAAGACCCCAGAACTCCAT GAGGAGTTTGGTTACAACGCTGACACCCAAAAGCTTTTGTCCAAAAACGGGGAGACTCTGTTGGGTGCCATTAACTTCTTCATCAACAGCGTCAACACCCTTGTGGACAAAACCATCGAGGACACTATGATCAACATCAAGCAATACGAGATTGCCAG GGTAGAGTACGATGCATACCGCACAGATCTGGAGGAGCTGAACTTGGGTCCGCGCGACGCCAACACCCTGCCCAAGATCGAGCAGTCGCAGCAGCTGTTCCAGATGCACCGCGACAAGTACGAGAGGATGCGCAACGACGTCTCTGTCAAGCTCAAGTTTCTGGAGGAGAACAAG gtgAAGGTGTTGCACAACCAGCTGATCCTCTTCCACAACGCCATCGCCGCCTACTTCTCTGGCAACCACCAGCAGCTGGAGCAAACTCTGCAGCAGTTCCACATCAAGTTGAAAGTGCCCGGCGCCGAGCAGCCTTCATGGTTGGAGGAGCACTAA
- the arfip1 gene encoding arfaptin-1 isoform X4 gives MTEESQRSSAAEIAVTSNGDLDQSPENVFCRDSYPGGPASADLSESCVPCGNYTVTTEGSIQSGPSKGSSSLPVSPVGPFAPSLAVASRLVRSSSESQAETDATKTQPSSGALVLSEDPKNPAMEKLDLVRKWSINTYKCTRQILSEKLGRGSKTVDLDLEAQIDVLRENKRKYQNVIKLAQTFAAQLAEIMQTQRQLGDAFADLSLKTPELHEEFGYNADTQKLLSKNGETLLGAINFFINSVNTLVDKTIEDTMINIKQYEIARVEYDAYRTDLEELNLGPRDANTLPKIEQSQQLFQMHRDKYERMRNDVSVKLKFLEENKVGKGFSLLKLRQDLHVTSYIILIHCTQVPCSILCKDVPLIIMYSIHPFSLPLILTRVAGNPVLK, from the exons ATGACTGAGGAATCCCAGAGGAGCTCGGCCGCTGAGATCGCAGTCACCAGCAACGGAGACCTGGATCAGAGCCCGGAGAATGTGTTCTGCAGG GACTCTTACCCTGGGGGGCCGGCGAGCGCAGACCTTTCTGAGTCCTGTGTACCCTGCGGCAACTATACAGTAACGACAGAAGGCAGCATTCAATCAGGCCCGTCTAAAG GGTCGTCGAGCCTCCCCGTGTCACCCGTGGGGCCCTTTGCGCCCAGCTTGGCGGTCGCTAGCCGCCTGGTACGCTCCTCCAGCGAGAGCCAGGCGGAGACAG ATGCTACAAAAACACAGCCATCGAGTGGAGCATTGGTCCTGTCAGAAGACCCCAAGAATCCAGCCATGGAGAAATTGGACCTTGTGAGAAAGTGGAGCATCAACACCTACAAA TGCACCCGTCAGATTCTGTCTGAGAAGCTGGGCCGCGGCTCAAAGACGGTGGACCTGGACCTAGAGGCCCAGATCGACGTGCTGCGTGAGAACAAGCGCAAGTACCAGAACGTCATCAAGCTAGCGCAGACGTTCGCCGCCCAGCTGGCGGAGATCATGCAGACGCAGAGGCAGCTCGGCGACGCCTTCGCAGACCTTAGCCTCAAGACCCCAGAACTCCAT GAGGAGTTTGGTTACAACGCTGACACCCAAAAGCTTTTGTCCAAAAACGGGGAGACTCTGTTGGGTGCCATTAACTTCTTCATCAACAGCGTCAACACCCTTGTGGACAAAACCATCGAGGACACTATGATCAACATCAAGCAATACGAGATTGCCAG GGTAGAGTACGATGCATACCGCACAGATCTGGAGGAGCTGAACTTGGGTCCGCGCGACGCCAACACCCTGCCCAAGATCGAGCAGTCGCAGCAGCTGTTCCAGATGCACCGCGACAAGTACGAGAGGATGCGCAACGACGTCTCTGTCAAGCTCAAGTTTCTGGAGGAGAACAAGGTCGGGAAAGGGTTTTCCTTGCTCAAACTGAGGCAGGATTTACATGTTACATCATATATTATACTAATACACTGCACACAGGTACCCTGTTCAATACTATGTAAAGATGTCCCATTAATAATCatgtactccatccatccattttctttaccgcttatcctcactagggttgcgggtaatCCTGTACTCAAATAA
- the arfip1 gene encoding arfaptin-1 isoform X1 — MSEGSLDTESGKTSAEDPRMEAEENPHIGDLSPPLASSPNVDGSDSVSGNDVLYDIAIDSAEDKSVSSSEDVDQGGDEALSVENGEHQTVDPADECGDDGTQTKEDAMTEESQRSSAAEIAVTSNGDLDQSPENVFCRDSYPGGPASADLSESCVPCGNYTVTTEGSIQSGPSKGSSSLPVSPVGPFAPSLAVASRLVRSSSESQAETDATKTQPSSGALVLSEDPKNPAMEKLDLVRKWSINTYKCTRQILSEKLGRGSKTVDLDLEAQIDVLRENKRKYQNVIKLAQTFAAQLAEIMQTQRQLGDAFADLSLKTPELHEEFGYNADTQKLLSKNGETLLGAINFFINSVNTLVDKTIEDTMINIKQYEIARVEYDAYRTDLEELNLGPRDANTLPKIEQSQQLFQMHRDKYERMRNDVSVKLKFLEENKVGKGFSLLKLRQDLHVTSYIILIHCTQVPCSILCKDVPLIIMYSIHPFSLPLILTRVAGNPVLK, encoded by the exons ATGTCTGAGGGTAGTCTTGACACCGAATCAGGCAAGACCTCAGCTGAGGACCCTCGCATGGAAGCCGAGGAGAATCCACACATTGGTGATCTGTCACCACCGCTGGCGTCGTCTCCAAACGTAGATGGTAGCGATAGTGTGTCAGGGAACGATGTGCTGTATGACATTGCTATAGACAGTGCCGAGGATAAGTCAGTAAGCAGCAGCGAGGATGTTGACCAGGGCGGAGATGAGGCTCTCAGTGTAGAAAATGGTGAACACCAGACTGTGGACCCTGCAGACGAATGTGGAGATGATGGCACTCAGACAAAG GAGGACGCCATGACTGAGGAATCCCAGAGGAGCTCGGCCGCTGAGATCGCAGTCACCAGCAACGGAGACCTGGATCAGAGCCCGGAGAATGTGTTCTGCAGG GACTCTTACCCTGGGGGGCCGGCGAGCGCAGACCTTTCTGAGTCCTGTGTACCCTGCGGCAACTATACAGTAACGACAGAAGGCAGCATTCAATCAGGCCCGTCTAAAG GGTCGTCGAGCCTCCCCGTGTCACCCGTGGGGCCCTTTGCGCCCAGCTTGGCGGTCGCTAGCCGCCTGGTACGCTCCTCCAGCGAGAGCCAGGCGGAGACAG ATGCTACAAAAACACAGCCATCGAGTGGAGCATTGGTCCTGTCAGAAGACCCCAAGAATCCAGCCATGGAGAAATTGGACCTTGTGAGAAAGTGGAGCATCAACACCTACAAA TGCACCCGTCAGATTCTGTCTGAGAAGCTGGGCCGCGGCTCAAAGACGGTGGACCTGGACCTAGAGGCCCAGATCGACGTGCTGCGTGAGAACAAGCGCAAGTACCAGAACGTCATCAAGCTAGCGCAGACGTTCGCCGCCCAGCTGGCGGAGATCATGCAGACGCAGAGGCAGCTCGGCGACGCCTTCGCAGACCTTAGCCTCAAGACCCCAGAACTCCAT GAGGAGTTTGGTTACAACGCTGACACCCAAAAGCTTTTGTCCAAAAACGGGGAGACTCTGTTGGGTGCCATTAACTTCTTCATCAACAGCGTCAACACCCTTGTGGACAAAACCATCGAGGACACTATGATCAACATCAAGCAATACGAGATTGCCAG GGTAGAGTACGATGCATACCGCACAGATCTGGAGGAGCTGAACTTGGGTCCGCGCGACGCCAACACCCTGCCCAAGATCGAGCAGTCGCAGCAGCTGTTCCAGATGCACCGCGACAAGTACGAGAGGATGCGCAACGACGTCTCTGTCAAGCTCAAGTTTCTGGAGGAGAACAAGGTCGGGAAAGGGTTTTCCTTGCTCAAACTGAGGCAGGATTTACATGTTACATCATATATTATACTAATACACTGCACACAGGTACCCTGTTCAATACTATGTAAAGATGTCCCATTAATAATCatgtactccatccatccattttctttaccgcttatcctcactagggttgcgggtaatCCTGTACTCAAATAA
- the arfip1 gene encoding arfaptin-1 isoform X3: MSEGSLDTESGKTSAEDPRMEAEENPHIGDLSPPLASSPNVDGSDSVSGNDVLYDIAIDSAEDKSVSSSEDVDQGGDEALSVENGEHQTVDPADECGDDGTQTKEDAMTEESQRSSAAEIAVTSNGDLDQSPENVFCRDSYPGGPASADLSESCVPCGNYTVTTEGSIQSGPSKDATKTQPSSGALVLSEDPKNPAMEKLDLVRKWSINTYKCTRQILSEKLGRGSKTVDLDLEAQIDVLRENKRKYQNVIKLAQTFAAQLAEIMQTQRQLGDAFADLSLKTPELHEEFGYNADTQKLLSKNGETLLGAINFFINSVNTLVDKTIEDTMINIKQYEIARVEYDAYRTDLEELNLGPRDANTLPKIEQSQQLFQMHRDKYERMRNDVSVKLKFLEENKVGKGFSLLKLRQDLHVTSYIILIHCTQVPCSILCKDVPLIIMYSIHPFSLPLILTRVAGNPVLK; this comes from the exons ATGTCTGAGGGTAGTCTTGACACCGAATCAGGCAAGACCTCAGCTGAGGACCCTCGCATGGAAGCCGAGGAGAATCCACACATTGGTGATCTGTCACCACCGCTGGCGTCGTCTCCAAACGTAGATGGTAGCGATAGTGTGTCAGGGAACGATGTGCTGTATGACATTGCTATAGACAGTGCCGAGGATAAGTCAGTAAGCAGCAGCGAGGATGTTGACCAGGGCGGAGATGAGGCTCTCAGTGTAGAAAATGGTGAACACCAGACTGTGGACCCTGCAGACGAATGTGGAGATGATGGCACTCAGACAAAG GAGGACGCCATGACTGAGGAATCCCAGAGGAGCTCGGCCGCTGAGATCGCAGTCACCAGCAACGGAGACCTGGATCAGAGCCCGGAGAATGTGTTCTGCAGG GACTCTTACCCTGGGGGGCCGGCGAGCGCAGACCTTTCTGAGTCCTGTGTACCCTGCGGCAACTATACAGTAACGACAGAAGGCAGCATTCAATCAGGCCCGTCTAAAG ATGCTACAAAAACACAGCCATCGAGTGGAGCATTGGTCCTGTCAGAAGACCCCAAGAATCCAGCCATGGAGAAATTGGACCTTGTGAGAAAGTGGAGCATCAACACCTACAAA TGCACCCGTCAGATTCTGTCTGAGAAGCTGGGCCGCGGCTCAAAGACGGTGGACCTGGACCTAGAGGCCCAGATCGACGTGCTGCGTGAGAACAAGCGCAAGTACCAGAACGTCATCAAGCTAGCGCAGACGTTCGCCGCCCAGCTGGCGGAGATCATGCAGACGCAGAGGCAGCTCGGCGACGCCTTCGCAGACCTTAGCCTCAAGACCCCAGAACTCCAT GAGGAGTTTGGTTACAACGCTGACACCCAAAAGCTTTTGTCCAAAAACGGGGAGACTCTGTTGGGTGCCATTAACTTCTTCATCAACAGCGTCAACACCCTTGTGGACAAAACCATCGAGGACACTATGATCAACATCAAGCAATACGAGATTGCCAG GGTAGAGTACGATGCATACCGCACAGATCTGGAGGAGCTGAACTTGGGTCCGCGCGACGCCAACACCCTGCCCAAGATCGAGCAGTCGCAGCAGCTGTTCCAGATGCACCGCGACAAGTACGAGAGGATGCGCAACGACGTCTCTGTCAAGCTCAAGTTTCTGGAGGAGAACAAGGTCGGGAAAGGGTTTTCCTTGCTCAAACTGAGGCAGGATTTACATGTTACATCATATATTATACTAATACACTGCACACAGGTACCCTGTTCAATACTATGTAAAGATGTCCCATTAATAATCatgtactccatccatccattttctttaccgcttatcctcactagggttgcgggtaatCCTGTACTCAAATAA